From Psychrobacillus sp. FSL K6-2836, a single genomic window includes:
- a CDS encoding DHA2 family efflux MFS transporter permease subunit gives MNTSTIEKKPPYLMLAILFFGAFVSFLNNSLLNVALPSIRDDFGKDYSTVQWLATGYMLVSGVLIPVSAFLITRFKNRTLFIVSMILFTIGTAMAALAPNFGFLLAGRMVQAAGSAVMGPLLMNVMLVSFPREKRGAAMGVFGLVMITAPAIGPTLSGYIVQYYDWRVLFEMILPFAILSIILAFWKLENVMDTRKVSLDYFSIVLSVIGFGGILYGCSMASSNGWGDTVVLTTIIVGAVALFLFITRQFKLEEPLLDLRVYKYPMFALGSVISMVNAAALFSGMILTPAYVQDVRGIDPLESGLMMLPGAIIMGVMSPITGKLFDKFGPRVLAVIGLGITAISTFMLAGLDLESSYAYIIGIYTIRMFGMSMVMMPIMTNGLNQLPTRLNPHGTAVNNTAQQVIGSIGTAIFVTIMTSAAATRGKELAAAMDPASMTEEAMKQIQAQSLLHGVQLSFIVAAVVTCVALVLSFFLKRVDVSATALADIEKEVKS, from the coding sequence ATGAATACTTCAACGATAGAGAAGAAACCACCGTATTTAATGCTGGCAATTTTATTTTTCGGTGCCTTTGTTTCTTTCTTAAATAACTCATTATTAAACGTAGCATTACCATCAATCCGTGATGATTTTGGTAAAGACTATTCAACGGTTCAATGGTTAGCCACAGGTTACATGCTAGTAAGTGGTGTGTTAATACCTGTTTCAGCATTTTTAATTACACGCTTTAAAAACCGAACATTATTTATTGTATCAATGATTTTATTTACAATTGGTACAGCAATGGCCGCTTTGGCACCAAACTTTGGATTCCTCTTAGCAGGGCGTATGGTACAAGCTGCCGGTTCGGCAGTTATGGGACCATTGTTAATGAATGTTATGTTAGTTAGCTTCCCTCGTGAAAAACGTGGTGCGGCTATGGGTGTTTTCGGTTTAGTTATGATTACAGCTCCAGCAATTGGGCCTACATTATCAGGCTATATCGTACAATACTACGATTGGCGCGTACTGTTTGAGATGATTTTACCCTTTGCGATTCTTTCCATAATTCTAGCGTTTTGGAAACTTGAAAATGTGATGGATACACGTAAAGTATCTCTTGATTACTTCTCAATTGTGTTATCTGTAATTGGTTTTGGTGGTATTTTATATGGTTGTTCAATGGCTAGTTCAAATGGTTGGGGAGACACAGTTGTTTTGACAACAATTATTGTTGGTGCTGTTGCATTGTTTTTATTCATTACACGCCAATTCAAATTAGAGGAACCATTATTGGATTTGCGAGTTTATAAATATCCAATGTTCGCACTTGGTTCTGTTATTTCAATGGTAAATGCTGCGGCATTATTCTCTGGGATGATTTTAACGCCTGCCTACGTACAAGACGTGCGAGGTATTGACCCTTTAGAATCTGGTTTAATGATGTTACCAGGTGCTATTATTATGGGAGTTATGTCGCCAATCACAGGGAAATTATTCGATAAATTTGGACCCCGAGTTTTAGCGGTTATTGGTTTAGGTATTACCGCTATTTCAACATTCATGCTTGCAGGTTTAGATCTTGAATCTTCCTATGCTTACATTATTGGTATTTACACAATACGCATGTTTGGTATGTCGATGGTTATGATGCCAATTATGACGAATGGTTTAAACCAATTACCTACACGTTTAAACCCACATGGTACAGCTGTTAACAATACAGCGCAACAAGTGATCGGTTCAATCGGTACAGCTATTTTTGTTACGATTATGACTAGTGCTGCGGCTACTCGTGGTAAGGAGTTAGCTGCAGCAATGGACCCTGCATCCATGACAGAAGAAGCAATGAAACAAATACAGGCACAAAGCTTATTACATGGTGTTCAACTATCATTCATCGTTGCCGCTGTTGTAACATGTGTTGCTTTAGTATTATCATTCTTCTTAAAACGTGTGGACGTAAGCGCAACGGCACTTGCTGACATTGAAAAAGAAGTGAAAAGTTAA
- a CDS encoding DUF488 domain-containing protein — MIRLEIYTIGHSSHTQKFFGSMLKKNNIELLADVRAFPGSRKWPQFSKDDFPKWLIKEDISYEHLSKLGGRRRKSKKISEEMNAGWNNQSFHNYADYTLTEEFQIGINELLEKAADKRTAYCCSERHPSRCHRLLISNFLVANGHIVKHIIDVNDNEIEIVNHEVGMWGAPAQVNEDGIVTYPFC; from the coding sequence GTGATAAGATTGGAAATATATACAATTGGACATTCTAGCCACACACAAAAATTTTTCGGAAGCATGCTAAAAAAGAATAACATCGAGCTTTTGGCGGATGTAAGGGCATTTCCAGGCAGTAGAAAATGGCCACAATTTTCAAAGGATGATTTTCCAAAGTGGCTTATAAAAGAAGACATTTCATATGAACACCTCTCCAAACTAGGTGGTAGACGTAGAAAGTCTAAAAAAATTAGTGAAGAAATGAACGCAGGCTGGAACAACCAATCATTTCATAATTATGCGGATTATACTTTGACGGAAGAGTTCCAAATAGGTATAAATGAACTTTTGGAAAAAGCAGCAGATAAAAGAACTGCCTATTGTTGTTCGGAGCGTCATCCTTCCCGTTGTCATCGTTTGCTTATCAGCAACTTTCTAGTAGCAAACGGGCATATCGTGAAGCATATTATTGACGTAAATGATAATGAAATTGAAATTGTAAATCACGAAGTTGGGATGTGGGGAGCTCCTGCACAAGTTAATGAGGATGGAATTGTAACATACCCTTTTTGTTAA
- a CDS encoding transporter substrate-binding domain-containing protein has translation MKLKKILSLSFILCISILLAACGDDSEKTSAGNKNEVSADKKVLKVGSSGIYPPFISVDDKGVPQGYDVEVLELVTESLGYEIEWTFAEFSGIFGMLDAGNIDTVSNLIAATEERRAKYDFSSPYAYSGASLVVPEDNTDINSIEDLKGKKVGVLLGNNLHQFLEKWNKENGNEIIITPYQDVSGTYNEVALGRLDAFIDVKITAASRIKDEGLPLKLYGEDYLIDFDYAFPFVRSKENKEFLADFSAEIEKLQEDGTLKKLSDKWSAIDVTIPHEK, from the coding sequence ATGAAATTAAAAAAGATCTTGTCGTTATCATTTATATTATGCATTTCTATTTTACTAGCAGCCTGTGGAGACGATTCGGAGAAAACATCTGCAGGAAATAAAAACGAGGTATCTGCTGACAAAAAAGTATTAAAAGTAGGTTCTTCAGGCATTTATCCTCCGTTTATCTCAGTTGATGATAAGGGTGTTCCACAAGGCTATGACGTGGAAGTGTTAGAGTTAGTAACTGAATCACTAGGTTACGAGATTGAATGGACATTTGCTGAGTTCTCAGGTATTTTCGGAATGTTAGACGCAGGTAATATTGATACAGTTTCAAATCTGATTGCAGCTACGGAAGAACGTCGTGCAAAATATGACTTTTCTTCTCCTTACGCATACTCAGGAGCGTCATTAGTTGTACCAGAAGATAATACTGATATTAATAGCATCGAAGATTTAAAGGGGAAAAAAGTAGGTGTCTTACTCGGTAACAATCTACATCAATTCCTAGAAAAATGGAATAAAGAAAATGGAAACGAAATTATTATTACCCCTTACCAAGACGTGAGCGGTACTTATAATGAAGTAGCCTTAGGTCGATTAGATGCCTTTATTGATGTGAAGATTACTGCTGCATCACGGATTAAAGACGAGGGTCTACCTTTAAAACTTTATGGTGAGGATTACTTAATCGACTTCGATTATGCTTTCCCATTTGTACGATCTAAAGAAAATAAAGAGTTTTTAGCAGATTTCAGTGCTGAAATTGAAAAGTTACAAGAAGATGGTACCTTAAAAAAACTATCTGACAAATGGAGTGCAATTGACGTAACCATTCCACACGAGAAATAA
- a CDS encoding TetR/AcrR family transcriptional regulator: MNKRKKAVVDHAISLFVEQGIANTSIQDILERASISKGTFYNYFSSKNDCVEAILEQTRYDAALMRSGQMIGKDAKDLDVLVEQITVLLLINQSRGLDKIYEEILHSGDKELKKLVLKSRVHELQWLGQRFIEVFGEEIRSHSFEAAIIYYGILQHLTFTGRLMNQQDFKFEVVIKSTLRYIEKIVEMLMHEQTSVLNTDDLHIFFSSFVAIEITRKEVFDQLEQFKNSSDFTKNQHEIIEAVTQELEQQPIRNIVLESLLRTMTNEFSDSEMVQVVKELTSGLWYLMKQQKL; the protein is encoded by the coding sequence ATGAATAAACGTAAAAAAGCAGTGGTCGACCACGCAATATCCTTATTTGTAGAGCAAGGGATTGCTAATACATCGATACAAGATATTTTAGAGAGAGCAAGTATCTCTAAGGGAACCTTTTATAATTATTTTTCATCTAAGAATGATTGTGTAGAAGCAATTTTAGAACAGACACGCTACGATGCTGCATTAATGCGGAGCGGGCAAATGATAGGTAAGGATGCAAAGGATCTAGATGTATTAGTAGAACAAATTACAGTCTTATTACTAATAAATCAGTCTAGAGGATTAGATAAAATTTATGAAGAAATCTTACATTCAGGCGATAAAGAATTAAAGAAATTAGTACTAAAATCACGCGTACATGAGCTGCAGTGGTTAGGACAGCGCTTTATCGAAGTGTTTGGGGAAGAAATACGAAGCCATTCATTTGAAGCCGCTATCATTTATTATGGTATTTTACAGCACTTAACATTCACAGGTCGCTTAATGAATCAGCAGGATTTTAAATTTGAAGTTGTTATAAAAAGCACATTACGTTATATAGAAAAAATTGTGGAGATGCTCATGCATGAACAGACGAGTGTTTTAAATACAGATGATTTACATATTTTCTTTAGTTCATTTGTAGCGATCGAAATAACACGTAAGGAAGTGTTTGACCAGTTAGAACAGTTTAAAAATAGTAGCGATTTTACCAAAAATCAGCATGAGATTATTGAAGCAGTTACACAAGAGCTTGAGCAACAGCCAATTCGAAATATTGTACTAGAATCATTATTAAGAACAATGACCAATGAATTTAGCGATAGTGAGATGGTACAAGTAGTAAAAGAACTAACCAGTGGTCTTTGGTATTTAATGAAACAACAGAAACTATAA
- a CDS encoding thioredoxin domain-containing protein — MVTLKNTHLTLGNAEAPIKVEVFLNLACPYCASFFELVDGALLQYINENKVELIVKHYDKPREMLLPGTLINLNLDYSNPAKTLDNINSLFKEQETWDKLSSHGIKEYIENNYGLKEEEPNIDISLQVTAEAIKRGVKMVPTVFINDLEFQYPREIFSEELVQVLEQQLSKEKV; from the coding sequence TTGGTAACACTCAAGAATACACATTTAACGTTAGGCAATGCGGAAGCACCGATAAAAGTGGAGGTATTTTTAAATCTAGCTTGTCCTTATTGCGCATCCTTCTTTGAACTTGTAGATGGAGCACTTCTACAATACATAAATGAGAACAAAGTCGAGTTAATCGTGAAGCATTATGATAAACCACGAGAAATGCTCTTACCAGGAACGCTGATTAACCTCAACTTAGACTATAGTAATCCTGCAAAAACATTAGATAACATTAATTCGTTATTTAAAGAGCAGGAAACATGGGATAAACTTTCAAGTCATGGTATTAAGGAATACATTGAAAATAATTATGGTTTGAAGGAAGAAGAGCCAAATATTGATATTAGTCTTCAAGTCACTGCAGAAGCAATTAAACGTGGAGTCAAAATGGTTCCAACTGTATTTATAAATGATTTAGAATTCCAATACCCTCGTGAAATTTTCTCGGAAGAATTAGTTCAAGTGTTAGAGCAACAACTATCTAAGGAGAAAGTATAA
- a CDS encoding YwbE family protein: MNGQNRKDVKPGLEVYIVLKKDQRSGEKTKGIVKDLLTNSSFHPHGIKVRLTDGQIGRVCEIIG, translated from the coding sequence ATGAATGGTCAAAATAGAAAAGATGTAAAACCTGGATTAGAAGTATATATAGTATTAAAAAAAGATCAACGATCAGGGGAGAAAACAAAAGGAATTGTGAAAGACTTATTAACGAATTCGTCATTTCATCCACATGGCATAAAAGTACGATTAACAGATGGACAAATAGGACGAGTTTGTGAAATCATAGGATAA
- a CDS encoding amino acid ABC transporter permease gives MKFDFEYMISLFPKIIEFLPIVLYIGTLSFLLAILFGLVFAFLTNNKTKILYPILKVIISYFRGVPTLIQIFILYFGVPQIFPSFSTMNAVTAVTIALSLRNAAYLSEVFRSAFLAVDKGQYEACLSVNMTKWQALRTVILPQMIRIAIPPSGNYYIMMIKDTSLAFTIGVIDMMARAKLEAAVTYKFLEAYLMVGLIYWMISIILSFLQSKLEYYVEKPYRKEEVK, from the coding sequence ATGAAATTCGATTTTGAGTATATGATCAGTCTCTTCCCGAAAATCATTGAATTTTTACCAATTGTTTTATATATAGGGACATTGTCATTTCTATTAGCTATTTTGTTTGGATTAGTTTTTGCATTCCTCACTAATAATAAAACTAAGATATTATATCCTATTTTAAAAGTCATAATATCCTATTTCCGAGGAGTTCCAACCTTAATACAAATATTCATTTTATACTTTGGAGTGCCACAAATATTTCCAAGCTTCAGTACAATGAATGCGGTCACTGCTGTTACTATTGCCCTCAGTTTACGTAATGCAGCCTATTTATCAGAGGTTTTCCGTTCTGCCTTCTTAGCAGTTGATAAAGGGCAATATGAAGCATGCTTATCTGTTAATATGACTAAATGGCAAGCCCTACGAACTGTTATTTTACCTCAGATGATCCGCATTGCCATCCCACCCTCTGGTAACTACTACATTATGATGATTAAAGATACTTCTTTAGCCTTTACGATTGGAGTAATAGACATGATGGCTCGCGCAAAACTAGAAGCTGCCGTAACATACAAGTTTCTAGAGGCATACTTGATGGTTGGTCTAATTTACTGGATGATTTCTATCATACTCTCTTTCCTACAATCTAAACTTGAGTATTATGTTGAAAAGCCATATCGGAAGGAGGAAGTTAAATGA
- a CDS encoding amino acid ABC transporter ATP-binding protein, which produces MIKITNLHKSYGPTNVLKGIDVEIAEGEVVAIIGPSGSGKSTFLRCINFLEEAQVGSIEIDGAKVDLESYTKKLVSDLRKKTGMVFQNYSLFKNKTALQNVSEPVRLTRNTPRQEAEQLAFKLLAEVGLQGKEHNYPIALSGGQQQRVGIARALALDPYVILFDEPTSSLDPELVEEVLNVMKSVIVDKKRTMIVVTHEMDFAQSVADRVIFMADGIIVEQGTPKDIFENPQNERTKKFLKNYLKNHNKVSEVH; this is translated from the coding sequence ATGATTAAAATAACTAATTTACATAAAAGCTATGGTCCTACCAATGTTCTAAAAGGAATTGATGTAGAAATTGCTGAAGGAGAAGTTGTAGCTATTATTGGACCATCTGGTTCGGGAAAGTCTACATTTTTACGTTGCATAAACTTTTTAGAGGAAGCTCAAGTAGGTTCAATTGAAATTGATGGTGCCAAAGTAGATTTAGAGAGTTATACAAAGAAGCTTGTGAGTGACCTTCGCAAGAAAACAGGCATGGTTTTTCAAAACTACAGTTTATTTAAAAATAAGACCGCACTTCAAAATGTCTCTGAACCTGTACGCTTAACACGTAATACACCCCGACAAGAGGCTGAACAATTAGCCTTTAAACTCTTAGCAGAGGTTGGTCTTCAAGGTAAGGAGCATAATTATCCAATTGCGCTTTCAGGAGGACAACAACAACGGGTAGGGATTGCACGTGCCTTAGCACTTGATCCGTATGTTATTTTATTCGATGAGCCTACTTCTTCTCTAGATCCGGAATTAGTCGAGGAAGTTTTGAATGTTATGAAGTCTGTTATCGTCGATAAAAAACGGACAATGATTGTTGTTACACATGAAATGGATTTTGCACAAAGTGTAGCAGACCGAGTGATTTTTATGGCAGATGGTATTATAGTAGAACAAGGTACACCGAAGGATATTTTCGAAAATCCACAAAACGAAAGAACAAAAAAATTCCTGAAAAACTACTTAAAAAATCATAATAAAGTTAGTGAAGTACATTAA